The Hordeum vulgare subsp. vulgare chromosome 7H, MorexV3_pseudomolecules_assembly, whole genome shotgun sequence DNA window CCTTTTCAGCAAAAATCCCAACATATTACAAAgtaggagaagaatttctggcgccattgttggAAAGCCATCAAACAAACGGAAGGTAATTTCACACACATTATCATTTACTTGTTCTAATTTTTTACTTGCTTTTATTTTTAGTTATTTACAAAATAAAAAATACCAACAATGTTTTGTGTGCTATAATTCTTGAATTGTCATTATGTCTATTAAAGAGAATGTAAAGGTTTTTCTTCCCACCATATGCGGAGGCCTTTAATCACGAAGCGTTATTACTAAATTCTTAGAGAGATGAAAACTCTAAAAGAGGCTTtgatgaaattaatgatgatagcATTAATATTGAAATACTTGAAAATCTAACTAATAACGACCTTGACAGTAAGGAGGAAACCACTATCACGCATAAAAGAGATTCCAAATAGGTAGTGTTGATATAATCGATAAAAGTATTAGCCAAGATTTTTTTACTTGTGCGGGTGCATTACCAATGATAGGAGGATATATTCTTGCTAGAACAACTAGTTTTGCGGATGCCATATCTTTACTTATAGTGGAACTCAAAAGGaaatttgtgcacatgcatcctttcaTACAACAAGTGTTCTTATAATTTTCCAACATTCATGATCCTTCGGTTGAACAATTGACCCCAATATTTCTAGTACATGAATTTGGTCACCTAATGCAGGAAACTAGAGACATATTCACCTATTAAAGGATAAATCGGGAATGTCCAGCTACAGAAGAAATCTTTTATGATCAAGACGATCTACGAAAATTAAAATCTAAGGACTATGGTGGCTATAATGAGAATCTTAAGAAAAAGGTTCGCCCACCTATCTTATTTGAGAAACTTCCAAAACATAACGATAAACTCTCTATATGGAACATTGGATTAGGCCCGTGCTTAAGAAGAAATTACAATAATATCTCTATAGGAATTTATACAATGAAGAAATAGCTATGACGTACAAAGGGTCCAAGGAGGAACCTCCTCCTCTCAAACTTGATCTCACAGTTCCCGATCCTATTAAATTCAGCCTTTTCAATTACTTTTCCTtacctactactccctccgttcctaaatataagtcttttaagagatttcaccaggtgtctacatacggagcaaaatgagtgaatctacactctaaagtatgtctatatacatccgtatgtagtccactaatggaacctctaaaaagacttatatttaggaacggagggagtagaaaactTTCTGCTGAAAGACGGGAATATGAGATGAACACGGATGATCTCCCGTATGGTCACCATGACAAAACATGAACCTTGCATTATGACTAGTTAAAGGGCATTAACCAATATCACATAATGGAAGGCAACTCAATAGTTATCCTTTTTTTTTTGAGTCAACATAGTTATTGCTACTGTAGTAATTATGTTTGTATCTTCACTTTTGAGTTTTGTGCCAAGCAAACCCTTTAcaatgatttggatgatagttgAATTGATACAGTGGAGAAACACAAACTATTACGTTCAATatttgaatttacattttttaatGATACGTGATAAtggctgaaatttttacacaacatTAAGATATAAATTTTCCACTTTGTCCTATTGTTTCTGAACTTTTGGAATTCAAGAAGTATGGTTTTAGTACAGATCATTACGAACTGTTTGTTttagacagattttgtttttgttgcataGTGTACTTATTTTAATGATTATACTGTATCGGGGATATAAGTCATGAAGAATTTAGAATATAATAAGTATTATgcaagaacaattatgaatctattTATGATAGTAATAAAGGTGTTTGATCTCTTTATTATGGGAGCCGCTAGGGTTTAGGTCGTCAATGTGTAGGACAGTTTGGGATGAGGCGGCTTCGTTGAACGCacccacggcagcccgatcacAAACGGACATGCGTGTCCGATTTTTTGCTTCAAACCAACGAAATACAGACAAAACGAATGTTGAAATGGGGTCGTGCGTTGGAGTTGGTGTTAGGTCAGCAGTCGTACTGATAGATTAAATAGCTCCAACATGGATCTGTTGTATAGCTTCATCTGGGCGGCGGATGGGGGACTGGTTGCCAGTCGTACCGATAGATTACATAGCTCCAACATGGATCTGTTGTATAGCTTCATCTGGGCGGCGGATGGGGGACTGGTTGCCAGTCGTACCGATAGATTACATAGCTCCAACATGGATCTGTTGTATAGCTTCATCTGGGCGGTGGATGGGGGACTGGTTGGCAGTACCGATCGAGTCATTCAGTATCAGTCAACTGTAGTCCTACTTTAGTACTTCCACTTGCATACCTGTTTTGCTTTGATTGAGTCAGAACGTTGATTAAACTTCGTTCCTACTCAAACATGATACCACCTGTCGATCGTCCCTTCATCTAAATGAATGGACCATTTAATTATGCACGCCAGCGTCAAAACTCTGTCCCCGTGTTTTTCCTGTGTTAATGCGGCGGTGTAAGCACCATTAATTCAGACGTGCAAGTATATGGTCGATCTGGACTCTGAAAATGGAATTGCATGGCAGATAGATAGGACCAATTTAATGGGAAGTTGGGAACCCACCTGGCATCTTGAAACCTAAAAACCAACTGACTGCAACGTATATTTGTTGATTGATCGAGATGCGTGGGCATGCATTCGTCACTCGCTAGTAGAGTACAGTGCCAAATCCAGTAACTCGTGTTTATCAATATATAAGCACTTTTACAGTCTAAATCAATTTCTTTGGTACCGGCCTGCTTTATATATATCTACGGTCGGTCTAGATCACAAAACAGAATAAGAACCACATCTCCGAGTAATCAGAATCAAATCAAACGAAGGAAAATGATAAATTTAAAAGAATATTCAGACCCTAAATATAGGGATTTGTGTAGCTCCTCGAACTTTTTGTGTCTGTAGGTCCCTCCACTTAATCTATGATACTGCTCGCAGTCTTCTTGATGAGGTCCCATGCATTTCTTACATGTCTCTCCTCCTGCAGTGATGACCCAACGGCAAATCGGAGCACAAATTTGTCACCAATCACCGTGTGCGCAAGATAAGCCTTACCGGtcttgttcagattatccattagCACACGATTGGCCTCATTGGTATCCTCCTCCGTCATGGCTCCACTTACCTTGATCCTAAAACACACAAGAGCAAAGTTCCTTGGTACGACCACCTCAAACCTGTCGTCAGCACGGACGGAATCTTCAAACATCTTGGCCATGGCAACATCACTACGGATGTGTTCTTGGAGCTTTGCGGTACCATAGGTGCGCATGACCATCCAAAGCTTTAGCCCACGGAAGCGCCGACCGACACCGACTTGCATGTCCTTAAGATCGGTGACCTCACCGGACTCGGTAGCATCATTCTTGAGGTATTCCGGGTTGGTCTCCAATGAGTCGCTTAGTCGATGAGCATCACGGACATAGAGACAGGTGCAATCGAGGCATGTGAGAAGCCATTTGTGTGGGCTCATGCTAATGGAGTCCACACGCTCAACGCCATCGAGATGATGACGAAACTCCGGGCAGATACACGCACTGCCAGCATAGGCAGCATCGACGTGGACCCATGCATTGAACATTGCAGCAACATCAGCGACGGCGCCCACTGGGTCGACGGCGTTGGAAGACGTGGTGCCCACTGTGGCACAAACATATGTAGGCACGAGACCGGCGTTGGCATCATCTTGCATTACCTCGAGAAGCTTGGTTGGGTCGAGCCCGTAGTTAGTTTCTGGGCCTGTGGGGATGGAGCGGATGTTGGCGGGGTCGAAACCTGCGAGGCGGCATGCCTTGAAGAACGTGGAGTGGGTCTGGTCGGCAGCATACACAACCAAGCGTGGTATGTCGGACACACCGACGGAGCCGCACCGACGCAACGCTGCGTCACGGGCGGCGACTAGTGTGACGAGCATCGCCTCGCTCGTCGTGCCGAGGATGACGCCACCACCGGTGCCACGACCAGTGCTGGTGCGGTTCATGAAGGTGGTGGGTAGACGTAGAAGCTGTGCAAGCCAGTCGAGAGCGAGAACCTCCATCTCGGTGGCTGCAGGCGAGGCCTGCCACGTGAATCCGACGGTGTTCATCGCAGAGGCGATGAGGTCGCCGGCGATGGCAGCGGCGCTGTTGGTGGAGGGGAAGAAGGCAAAGAAGTTGGGGCTAGCCCAGTGCGTCATGCCAGGGACGACGGAGGTCCTAAGCTCCTTCATGGTGACATCGAATGGCGCGGAGTAGGTTGGCGGGGACGCGCTTAGCTCGTCTTGCAGGTATCCCGGCTTCACATTAGGGAGAACGGGCATGGACTCGATGTTGGTGTAGTAGTCGGAGATGAAGTCGACGGCCTTGTGAAGGTATGCGCGGACATCTTCGGGGTTGAGCGGCTCGAAGGCGGCCTTGTCGTTGGGCAAGGCGGAGAGGGACATTGGGTTGGTGTCCAAGCTGCCCATCTTTGTAGGAGCAAAGGAGGTAGAGGCTTGGCTAATGAAGTGGAGGTAGCTTGCTTTGCTGCCGGAGAGCAACAAGTAGAGAAGAGCTAGTGCGAGTACTTGGTAAGTTAGCTGGCTAGCTTTGCTGCTCTGGTTTGGTGATGAATGGAGTTCGtccttgctgaggggtatatataggtgatCAGGTGGACACGGGAAGCGGCGTGGCGGTGTGGGCGTTGGGTGAGTCTCCTGGTCGCGCGCGCTTACGTACGTACGCTGCCACGAAAGTGCATGGGTAGGTAGAGATGCGATCTCGAGCGCGCGCAGCTCGTTAAACGAGTCGCACGGTCAATTCGTTTGTTCAATCGGTACAGATGCACTCGCACGCAGGCGACCAGTTATGTTGCGTTTGTTAATTGGCCACTACGCGGCTGCTTAagctgcgtgtgtgtgtgtgtgtttacggGGGGCAGCTGCTTAAACTCttcgagcatctccaacagcagaCAAACATTTAGTTACTTTAAAAAAAAAGAAGATGACCCCGGCCTCTGCATGTGGGAGATGCATGcgaccattttattgattattcttgAGTACCTTACAAAACACTACAACAATATGCCTGAATCCGCCATCTTGACAACATTtaccgctactcctatccatatgatgaaggggtgcaaggtggaccaaatacccagatctcccacctaagcctaacatctaaagccggaggtcctgaccgagccacataccgggttcggggcacaaaccggtccgacgcactcacatgtgtcgccgCCGTCATCTTTCACTGGTCCATCTTCACATCAGATTGAGGTACCAaccttggcaggtgcctccgccatcgacgtcaccatgacgccaaacgacgacctacacctacgcgagtccatctccaagcaacggaGGGAGAACCATGCTAGGATAaggccgcaccaccgccgtcgcccaccacccacaagcgccacccaaccccaaggttcccaaagcggcgccttcaagaagggaacggcgTCGTGAGCGCCGCCGTCGTccaacaaagttaaggctttcgtCCGGGAGACCAAGAGGAAGAGGAAGTGAGGGGATaagtccataccgacgcctccaaggaggggaacgacgCCCTCAGGCGTCGCCATCGACGTGGACGACCATGGCCGACCAAGGATTTCGCCCCCAACTAGATCCCCGTCACCAGCAGCGCCTCCTGTACAAAACTGGCGACCCAAGGAAGCGCGGCCCGACCAGGCTGGCCCGCATGCCGaacaggggaggaggggaggcgccaGATCGCGCGCACCGGCCACCGCAAAAGCCGCTGCCGGACGCCAACGACCACCGGATCCCGCTGCCCGCGCGGTCGAGACGCAAGATCCACCGCACGCACGACTGCTAGCTTGTTGTGCCTCGCCAATggagccgccgctccagatccgggGCTCCCCACGCAAAGGCAGGGCAGcctaggccccgccgccaccatccttggcgccccgggcttgcccggcggctgcctcaggcggcgacgaggaagggagggggaggcggctagggttgggagggagggagggatgcgTGCGTGCGTGAACGTGGTGGCTCctcatctctccctaataataaagcacggagagcttctgtcgtccgtcgtggtcGTTTTGCAAAAAACCACGTGGAGTTTcccgaaatcaacccgcagtccggatttcAGTGAGAAACGAATCATTTTTTTTACAGGAAACCCCCTATGGTTTCCCGAAATCAACCCGCGGTACATAATTAAGTTACAGAACGAAtcgtgttttggaatttttcgaaaAACCTCCTTCAGTTTTCATAAAATAAACCCGCAGTACATACTTGAGTAAAAAAAACAACCGTTTCCCGTATGTTCTCgaaaacacccatacagtttttaaTTAATTCATCTGTAGTTTAATTATAAgtgcaaaatactttaaaaaatcatatcttttaaacggtAACTCGAATTTTacattattatatatgaaattttattagaaaaatatgtagaatctgaatataatgttagtttatctgtttaattttttcaaattctgtttataatgtaattttaatcaataatGATGCACACAATCTAAATATAATGTTATTTTATCTATTTAACAATTTTAAAATTATATTTATGCTataattttaatcaatagcgtACAATCTATTTTTTCATAACGAGGCCGATCCATTTTGTTAATTAATCCGCGGTCCAATTATAATtaacaaatactttaaaaaattatatcttttaaactgtaactcTAATTTAAATTATTACATATGAACTTTCATTCAAAAAATGTGTTGAATCGAAATATAATGTATCTTATCTATTTAATCTTTTAAATTtctatttataatgtaatttgaatctatagtgatgcgtacaatctaaatatgatgttattttacttatttaacAACTTTTAAATTCTATTTATGCAGTAAGTTTAAATAAAGGTCTCAAGTCATGATTATTAGGTTAAGACGTGTTGTATGGCttgctcccgttgcaacgcacgggttctTTTGTTAGTTTGGTTACCTATAAATTCAACTTTAGGCGAGAACAGAAAAAAAATCTAGGTAGAGAGAAAAATCTGCTTTTACAGGAGACGTAGGTGACGTTGGTATCCACCTGCCCTTTGTCAGAGGTGTTCGGCTCGAGAGAAGTGGTCGACGTATCAGGCgtgcaacaaagacaacaagaaaaTTAACCATCACTTGGAATACCGTGACAAACAAAAAAAAGTCATTCGGAAGAAGTACTTCCACCGAATCCACCGGCACGCCGACTTTGATGCAAGGCAGAACGACCTTCCGGGGTTTCGAGGTCATGGTCTTGGGATGTTCGGCAGCTTTCTCCGGTGATACCTTCGGCTCGCTCCGGCCTCGTTTGGAACTGTTGGTCGGCATAGCCGACATAGTCGTCTTTGCCACCTCCAGAGTCCTAGCGCCCCCGATACGGACCCCAGGGTTCTGGCGCGCTTTCAAGAGAGTCTCACGTGGGAATTCATCAAACGGAGAAGACTCCGCCTCACCCCCGTGTTCATCTCcactctcctccgtctcctcgtTGTCATCTTCATCCTCTTCACCCGCCGAGTCCTCCTGGTGCTCGGTGTCACTCACCACATTGATGGTGGCGCGGTCAACCGCTGGGATGGAACTAACCAGCCCTGTAAAAGCCTGCAGAGTGGTGGAGTGAGAATtacaaacaaaaacaacaagcaaCAAATAAGTTCACTCGGTTCAAGCACGTGAAGCTTTACCTCATTCGGCGGCTACTTTGTTGAGTAGGGAGGCACCAACCGGTGCCCCTGGGATTATCTCGCATAGGCGTTATGGCCTTGAGCTTTTTCTCCAGCTGCTCTGCCCGATCTCCTCCGGATGAACATGGGTTGGGTCATCCGGACCACTATACATCCACATGGGTGAGCCCTGGTGTGCAGGGGCTGGATCCTTCGCTGGAAAAAATATTTCTAGAAGGTCCAACCCATTGATGTTCTTCCGCAACAAGGCAACAATGCAATCACCAGGATATCTACATTTGTCCTCTCTTCCTTCGACATGGTTAATGAGGTGCCGACTGAATTCACTCGGGCGAATAAGGCAAAAGGCCTGACTAACCCTCACCGACTGGGACATCCTGAAAATAGAACCAAGGAAGACTACAATAAAAGCTGAGCGTAggatagaaaaatagaaaaacaaatctGGAGCATTGGATGTCTAATGTGCAAGCTGGTGGGAGGATCTTTCTTGTATATAGCTATTACTCGAGGAGATTTCCACAAAAGGTACAAAGTATCCACCAGCCTCACGTTTCAAATGTGAAGCACCTATTAAAGATCCAACGACTCCAActtcatttttcttttttctatccTATGCCCATTTTATATTGTAGTCTTCCCTAATACAACCAGGAGTCTTGCTAACCCTTCACCGAATCAGGAAAGGACATATGAGGAAAACTACTCTTGTCCGTGAGTTGTATTCCTAAACCCCCACAAATTTGCACTACATGCGTATTTCCATCTGACTGAGAAGACTTTTTCAGAGTCATCACTCATCACATGAACAATTTcttgaataatccccggtgcggaTAGCACCCGAGGAAATTCTCGCATAGAGATACGAAAGCAACTAAGTACGAGACGACATTCGGGGAAGATGATGAAGCCGCGCACAGAAAAAGTCGAGGAAAGCACGGAAGAACGGATGCAGGGGCAAGAAGAAACCTCTTTCTATGTCGGTGACCAGGAGCACCCGCTCATCTCCCCTCGGCAACCGCGAGCTACCCGAAACCACCAAGCCTTCGCTCTCCAGTTCCACCAATCGCTCCTTGGAGACTCGAGACGGCATCCAGTCGCCCTGGGTCCATCCTGGTGGGAGCGTCCCAGCACCCGAAGAAGAACCACGCGAACCCTTTTTGGCCTGCTCGGCTTTCACAGTCATGCCTTTCTCCATGCTGCACGGTGGGGCGGGCGAGGTGGGGGAACAACGAAGGTGCCGACCGCAAGGTTCAAGAAAGGGAACGAGGgtaactcagatctggtggcgtgaTTCCCTTCCCGCACTACCTCGGCCTACTTATATGCTACAGGAAGATGCCccatcgagtgctccgcctgcaggAGGAAGATCTACAGGATCCCTGTGACAACATTCCTGTAGCACAACAATGACATTTCAGGCATGGAAATCGAGGCACCCCTCCACTACTTCCACTACTCATGTCGACGCTGACTCCGCTTCCCCAGCACGCTCCATCGATCCAAATATAGCGGAAAATCCCCCCCTCATTACCCGAATGGATTCCATATGCGTAGCGCATAATGAGGGAAGCCGAATACCCTACCGCGCGTCGTTCCATGGGACCACAAGCATTCAGACAACACAAGAAGGCAATCATATCACCCGCACCATGGCGCAAGTGGGACCCATCCTACCTCACCAATTGAATGGTCAAAGCCCCGAGCTTGCGATCGACCAAATCGTTGAATTTACCTTTCCgaaaggtattcaactattaccgaTTGGAAGAGTACCGACATGCTACATCACTTGGAATTTTCACTCTTCAATCTGTAGCAGTTTACTCAGAGCCCGAGTGATGTAGCCTCGAGCTACAACCTCGACGTCCGTGGGACATCGTAGGTACAAGCGTGTGCCTTCCACTCAGCCAGTAAAACCTCAACTGATTCGAGGGCTACTGAcgtggttgtacattaggggtagtcctACGGACCTGCATCCCCAGGCCTACCCAAGACCCTACATGGACATCAACATCTCAAAAGTCACCATTGCAGTCATCATCTCACTCGGATAAGTGTATCTTCACTCAGCTCACGTGACGTCACTTGGACTGTCTCGTATCTGTCGAACGTACCTCTACACTCAGACTGCAACAAGGCATGGGCAACAAAGAGACTGCAACGACTACAGACTTGAACTATCACATGAAGTGAAGTGAAGGTGTGTGTTACCAGTAACGCTGGAGTTAGAGCTACCGTTACTAGTAACttccgtagttattagcatttacTCGCCCTTGTAATGAGGTCCGGCTggtggtggcgcactctatataaagcCACCCCCGGGATCCCGGGCAAGGGTTCAACATTCTGTACTATCACATATGCTATAAGCAAACACCAACCAGtgaggctcgagacgtagggtcgttaccactcccgagtgggccccgaactcgtacatccgaatGTATCCACTGCGCCCTAGCTAGGATCCTCCCCTCATTTGTACCCCTGGTattattgtcaggatcattcccacgacactCCCCATTGTTGCAAGAACATGGGCTACTTTACTACACTCACGGGGAGCAAATGAAAAACAACATTATTAGATCATCTCCAGCCCACCGCCACCCCCAACAACCCCCAGACGTTTTTCCACTCACGAGGAGTAAATGTAATCACCCAAAACTCCATATGTTATCACTTACATTGTAGTGGTACAATTCTACTAAGGACTTGCACTTATTTCTCAAACGAAACCACTCCATGGACTGAACCAACCATCATGCTCCTCAAAACTCCTACAATGTGCACAAATAGATAACCATGCATCCTGAAAAGCTACATCGAAAAGCTCTTCGGATACACTTAATTGTCCACAAAGTAGTCCCTCGTAAGTTTGGCAGATTCTTCTGCCCGATAGTGAAAATGGCCTAGGTGAAACTTGTGTTTTCCCCCTATCTTGATCTCTAGTGATCACGACCACCGACATCTCAAAATCATCATGTTCCTCTAACTACAAGACATACAAAAACTCTTGCAAGTGCCTCTTTGTTTGTGTATTACATCAAAGAATTAAATGGGAGCAATGTTTAGACTACAAATATACTACAAAATTGGGAAAGCCGCAAAAGGAAAAATGCCTTTAGGTTAATTCATTGACCACCTTGTGTGTGGGAAGAGGTCTGTCACATGGCAACATGTGGAGAGGCTTGAGGGTGGCAGCGAAAGACAAAGGGAGGCATGGACAATGACGTGGTTCATCCGTGGCCTTGGTAACGGTCCACGCTCATGACAACTAAGACCACCACCAGGTCGACTTAAGTGTTGTAGGTGGTCATAGCAGAGCAAGCGAGagcttattgatacgtctccaacatatctatattttttttattgtttcatgctattatattatcgttctaggatgctttttaggcatttacatgttgttttatattatttttaagcactaacttattaacccagagccaagtgtaagttgttgttttctgcatgtttttggcttttgagGAATaatgtaccaaatgaagtccaaataccccgaaATTATTTGATGATATTTTGATAGACAAAATAAGGACCAGAAAATTCCAAGGAAGACCGAAGGGCACACGGGGCGCCCCCAAGCCAGCAAGGTGCGCCCACGGGTGGCACCGCCCTGATAGTTTGGGACCACCTCCCTTGGCCTCCGACGTTTCTCTCTGTCCAATAAATTCACATTaatcccaaaaaccctagggagccccagaaacactttttccgttgccgcaagtctttgttcctccGTGTGctcatctggagccctgttccaGTGCCCTACCGGGGGggggtgctacttcttgagcttgttttggtttttcccttgaaaaggaaagggtgatgcagcaaagtagagataagtatttgcctcagtttgagaaccaaggtatcaatccagtaggagtatcaagatgaggtacCAAtgaacctgtgcaaaaacaaacaaacttgcacccaacgcaataaaggggttgtcaatcccttcagggttacttgcaaggtgagatctgaaggtgataaaaggtaaaaagataaaagtgcagcaaggtatttttggtatttttgtatgtagatctgaatatatgatgtgtaaaatagactcgggggccatattactataggcttctctcatgatagcaagtattacggtgggtgaacgaattactgtcgagtaattgatagaatcgcgcaaagtcatgacgatatctaaggcaatgatcatacatattggcatcacgtccgagacaagtagaccgatactttgtgcatctactactattactccacacatcgaccgctatccagcatgcatctagtgtattgagttcatgacgaacagagtaatgccttaagcaagatgacatgatgtagagggataatctcaaaccaatgatgaaaaccccatatttttacccttgatggcaacaacacgatgcatgcctcgctacccatctgtcactaggtgaggtcaccgcacggtatgaaccgaaaaccaagcacttctcccattgcaagaatcatagatctagttggccaaacaaaacccacaactcgaagagaattacaaggatatgaaatcatgcataagagagatcagaagatactcaaataagaatcatagataatctgatcataaatcaacaattcatcggatcttgacaaacacatcgcaaaagaaagttacatcagatagatctccatgaagatcatggagaactttgtattgaagatccaagagagagaagaagccatctagctactagctatggacccgaaggtctgtggcgaactactcacgcatcatcggagaggcaatggcgttgatgaagaagccctccatgtccgaatccccctccgccagggcaccagaacggtccctagatgggatctcgcggagacagaagcttgcggcggcggaaaagtattttcgtggctctcttctttgg harbors:
- the LOC123410774 gene encoding tryptophan decarboxylase 1-like, encoding MGSLDTNPMSLSALPNDKAAFEPLNPEDVRAYLHKAVDFISDYYTNIESMPVLPNVKPGYLQDELSASPPTYSAPFDVTMKELRTSVVPGMTHWASPNFFAFFPSTNSAAAIAGDLIASAMNTVGFTWQASPAATEMEVLALDWLAQLLRLPTTFMNRTSTGRGTGGGVILGTTSEAMLVTLVAARDAALRRCGSVGVSDIPRLVVYAADQTHSTFFKACRLAGFDPANIRSIPTGPETNYGLDPTKLLEVMQDDANAGLVPTYVCATVGTTSSNAVDPVGAVADVAAMFNAWVHVDAAYAGSACICPEFRHHLDGVERVDSISMSPHKWLLTCLDCTCLYVRDAHRLSDSLETNPEYLKNDATESGEVTDLKDMQVGVGRRFRGLKLWMVMRTYGTAKLQEHIRSDVAMAKMFEDSVRADDRFEVVVPRNFALVCFRIKVSGAMTEEDTNEANRVLMDNLNKTGKAYLAHTVIGDKFVLRFAVGSSLQEERHVRNAWDLIKKTASSIID